A window of Fragaria vesca subsp. vesca linkage group LG7, FraVesHawaii_1.0, whole genome shotgun sequence contains these coding sequences:
- the LOC101295449 gene encoding two-component response regulator-like PRR95-like: MEAVKVERKEEEEEEGGTSSTEVVRWGSYLPTTVLRILLVEADDSTRQIITALLRKCNYRVVSVSDGLRAWETIKVKHSKIDLILTEAELPSISGFALLSLVMEHDICKHIPVIMMSSQDSVNMVLKCMQKGAADYLIKPVRKNELRNLWQHVWRRHTQLSGQAPENLTVSQQKVEATAENNAASNHSNDYAACMRKTKGLSEKASYAQNSCTTPYLEVESACIQNMQDISQLKYGSASNLSNIDIELLQECDRLDNESVVHEGETKENSGTFGSDIVPFDEALNSVASRLREEHISVNTMVQDESLQAEICEEKAKPASGTSSCHYELVQPSGGVRDLLCTFDNWPNSNVKSSNSKDDGMKHFGLELSLRSSDSSQKEVNEERPSLNHSDASAFSRYNNSKGLQPLFSTLPSTNSENASNSHDRQVNMVNYVDDHTEQADSSIQGPHLGVLPVTGDNMCDGYNHYFPSLFLGQSGLTPMLSTKSVSQSTQSPFHSEQGYDQSDKITEKSIDQTLLEQNKPENVEHLNPGSPAASQSGCSSLGNGTVDNHISGSTYGSICSSNDGNASMAVAGEMATASESLNDSGCYVREGFGADSLRASQREAALIKFRLKRKDRCFEKKVRYQSRKILAEKRPRVKGQFVHRAHIDSAAVNVVGS, from the exons ATGGAGGCTGTGAAAGTTGAGAGGAAGGAGGAGGAAGAAGAAGAGGGTGGTACTAGCTCAACAGAGGTGGTGAGGTGGGGGAGCTATCTACCCACAACTGTGCTAAGGATTCTTTTGGTTGAAGCTGATGACTCAACTCGTCAGATTATCACTGCCCTTCTTCGGAAATGTAATTACAGAG TTGTTTCGGTTTCTGATGGATTGAGGGCGTGGGAGACGATAAAGGTGAAGCATAGTAAGATAGATCTTATTCTGACTGAGGCAGAGTTGCCGTCTATATCTGGATTTGCGCTTCTCAGTTTGGTTATGGAGCATGATATTTGCAAGCACATACCTGTTATAA TGATGTCGTCTCAAGACTCGGTGAACATGGTTTTGAAATGCATGCAGAAGGGGGCAGCCGACTATCTGATTAAGCCGGTCAGGAAGAATGAGCTGAGAAACCTGTGGCAGCATGTGTGGAGAAGGCACACT CAACTTAGTGGACAAGCTCCTGAGAACTTAACAGTTTCACAACAAAAAGTTGAAGCCACCGCAGAAAATAATGCAGCTAGTAATCATTCAAATGACTATGCAGCTTGTATGCGCAAAACTAAGGGATTGAGTGAGAAAGCAAGTTATGCTCAA AACTCTTGTACAACTCCTTACTTGGAAGTTGAAAGTGCATGCATTCAAAATATGCAGGATATTTCACAGCTTAAGTATGGCAGTGCTTCTAATTTGAGCAATATAGATATTGAATTGCTTCAAGAATGTGATAGATTGGACAACGAATCTGTTGTGCATGAGGGTGAAACTAAAG AGAATTCAGGTACGTTTGGGTCAGATATTGTACCTTTCGATGAAGCACTTAACTCAGTTGCCTCAAGACTGAGAGAGGAACATATTTCTGTTAATACAATGGTTCAAGATGAAAGTCTCCAAGCAGAAATCTGTGAAGAAAAAGCTAAACCTGCTAGTGGAACTTCCAGCTGCCATTATGAACTAGTTCAACCCTCTGGTGGGGTCAGGGACTTGCTTTGCACCTTTGACAATTGGCCAAACTCCAATGTTAAAAGTTCTAACAGCAAAGATGATGGTATGAAGCACTTTGGATTGGAACTGTCTTTAAGAAGTTCGGATAGTTCACAGAAGGAAGTGAATGAGGAGAGGCCTTCACTGAACCATTCTGATGCCTCTGCATTTTCACG GTATAATAATAGCAAGGGACTGCAACCCCTTTTCTCAACACTTCCAAGTACAAATTCAGAGAATGCAAGCAATTCACACGATAGACAGGTCAATATGGTAAACTATGTTGATGATCATACTGAGCAAGCTGATTCATCCATTCAAGGCCCTCACCTCGGGGTGCTTCCTGTCACTGGTGATAATATGTGTGATGGATACAATCATTATTTCCCATCCTTGTTTCTTGGACAATCCGGTTTGACCCCTATGCTTAGTACCAAATCAGTTAGTCAGAGCACACAATCCCCTTTTCACTCAGAACAAGGTTATGACCAGTCTGATAAAATTACTGAAAAATCTATTGACCAAACCCTGCTAGAGCAGAACAAACCGGAGAATGTGGAGCATTTGAATCCTGGCTCTCCTGCTGCTTCTCAGAGTGGTTGTAGTAGTTTAGGCAATGGCACCGTTGATAATCATATTAGTGGGAGCACATATGGAAGCATTTGCAGTAGCAATGATGGAAATGCCAGTATGGCCGTAGCAGGTGAGATGGCCACAGCTTCGGAGAGTTTGAACGACAGTGGTTGTTATGTGCGTGAGGGATTTGGAGCGGATTCTCTTCGTGCCAGCCAAAGGGAAGCAGCTCTGATCAAGTTTAGACTGAAGCGGAAAGATAGATGCTTTGAGAAGAAG GTCCGATACCAAAGCCGGAAAATACTGGCAGAGAAGCGGCCGAGAGTGAAAGGTCAATTCGTGCATAGAGCTCACATTGATTCTGCAGCTGTCAATGTTGTTGGTTCATGA